A part of Aquaspirillum sp. LM1 genomic DNA contains:
- the dmpG gene encoding 4-hydroxy-2-oxovalerate aldolase — translation MTLNGKKITVHDMTLRDGMHPKRHLMTLEQMVSIATGLDQAGVPLIEVTHGDGLGGSSVNYGFPAHTDEEYLGAVIPKMTQAKVSALLLPGIGTVDHLKMARDLGVHTIRVATHCTEADVSEQHITLARKLDMDTVGFLMMSHMNSPEGLVKQARLMESYGANCIYITDSAGHLLPDGVKARLGAVRDALKPDTELGFHGHHNLAMGVANSIAAIEVGATRIDAAAAGLGAGAGNTPMEVLIAVCSLMGIDTGVDVAKITDVAEDLVVPMMDFPIRIDRDALTLGYAGVYGSFLLFAKRASQKYGVPAREILVELGRRGMVGGQEDMIEDTAMTMARARGLFA, via the coding sequence ATGACCTTGAACGGCAAAAAGATCACCGTCCACGACATGACCCTGCGTGACGGCATGCACCCCAAGCGCCATTTGATGACGCTGGAACAAATGGTCAGCATCGCCACCGGCCTGGACCAAGCCGGTGTACCACTGATTGAAGTCACCCATGGCGATGGCCTGGGCGGCTCCTCAGTGAATTACGGCTTCCCGGCGCATACCGACGAAGAATACCTCGGTGCGGTGATCCCGAAGATGACCCAGGCCAAAGTCTCCGCCCTGCTATTGCCCGGCATCGGCACCGTCGATCACCTGAAAATGGCACGTGACCTGGGCGTACACACCATCCGCGTCGCCACCCACTGCACCGAAGCGGATGTGTCGGAACAGCACATCACCCTGGCGCGCAAACTGGACATGGACACCGTTGGCTTTTTGATGATGAGCCATATGAACAGCCCGGAGGGCTTGGTCAAACAAGCCAGGCTGATGGAAAGCTATGGGGCCAACTGTATCTACATCACCGACTCCGCCGGCCATCTGTTGCCCGATGGCGTCAAAGCCCGCCTCGGCGCAGTACGTGACGCCCTCAAACCAGACACCGAACTCGGCTTCCACGGCCATCACAACCTGGCCATGGGCGTGGCCAACAGCATTGCCGCCATTGAAGTCGGCGCCACACGGATTGACGCCGCTGCCGCTGGCTTGGGAGCTGGAGCCGGCAACACCCCCATGGAAGTGCTGATTGCCGTGTGCAGCCTGATGGGCATCGACACCGGGGTGGATGTGGCCAAGATCACCGACGTGGCCGAGGACCTGGTAGTGCCGATGATGGACTTCCCGATCCGCATTGACCGCGATGCGCTGACCCTGGGCTATGCCGGGGTGTATGGGTCGTTCCTGCTGTTTGCCAAACGGGCCAGCCAGAAGTATGGGGTACCGGCGCGGGAGATCCTGGTGGAGCTGGGCCGGCGCGGGATGGTGGGCGGGCAGGAGGATATGATTGAGGATACGGCGATGACGATGGCGCGGGCGCGCGGTTTGTTTGCCTGA
- a CDS encoding branched-chain amino acid ABC transporter permease/ATP-binding protein — MDAQIFALLGQDGITNGAIYALLALALVLVFAVTRIIFIPQGEFLAWGALTMAALEAGQYPGTVWLLLAAGGLTLLADLASARGQSRRLLHSALWNLAYPLALAGTLAQLPLADLPALVKVALTLAIVVPMGPMLYRLVFQPVAEAPVLILLIISVALHLVMVGLGLLIFGPEGSRTTPFSDAQIELGSLMIGGHTLVVVGASLALIIGLYLFFDRTLAGKALRATAINRNGARLMGISPALAGRQTFLVAALIGALSGLLVAPITTIYYDSGFLIGLKGFVAAIIGGLASYPLAAAGALVVGLLESFSSFWASAFKDVLVFTLIIPVLIWLSWSTHHVEEETLLPSSTPARSGWIDPRWVLGAFLLCLLLAPLLLPEFYVTLLNYVGLSALVALGLVLLTGVGGLTSFGQAAFVGLGAYTTAWLTTASELPAWLAFAGGSPWLALLLGLALTATVAMVLGSLSLKLSGHYLPLGTMAWGISLYFLFGNMEFLGGHSGLSNLPPIALFGVDLVDSRHYYYLVWAFVLVALFTTKNLLDSREGRAIRALKGGMVMAEAMGVNTSRARMVIFVLAALHACAAGWLYAHLQRFVNPTPFGLHIGIEYLFMAVVGGAGQVWGALVGAGVITVLKQWLQDILPKLFGSAGHFEVIVFGLMMIVVLHRARDGLWPLLARLLPVRQTPKVIDTHAAPLAKKPQPPHGEVILEARAVTRKFGGLVANNNMSLSVQAGEILALIGPNGAGKSTMFNQLSGVDTPTSGEVLFRGQPVTGRQSRDIAALGMSRTFQHVKLLPTMSVLENVAIGAHRRGQQGVLSAAWRLDRREEARLLREAAIQVERVGLGEFMHAEAGSLALGQQRILEIARALCADPCLLLLDEPAAGLRLKEKQALAELLKRLRAEGMAVLIVEHDMDFVMNLVDRVVVMEFGEKIAEGLPEAVQQDPAVLEAYLGGV; from the coding sequence ATGGATGCCCAGATTTTTGCCCTGCTCGGGCAGGACGGTATCACCAATGGTGCCATCTACGCCCTGCTGGCGTTGGCGCTGGTGCTGGTGTTTGCCGTCACCCGGATTATTTTCATTCCCCAGGGCGAGTTTCTTGCCTGGGGCGCGTTGACCATGGCCGCGCTGGAAGCCGGCCAGTACCCTGGCACGGTGTGGCTGCTGCTGGCGGCGGGCGGGCTGACCCTGCTGGCCGACCTGGCCAGCGCACGCGGCCAGTCTCGCCGGCTGCTGCATTCGGCGCTGTGGAACCTGGCCTATCCGCTGGCACTGGCCGGGACGTTGGCCCAGCTGCCGCTGGCCGACCTGCCTGCACTGGTCAAGGTGGCGCTGACCCTGGCGATTGTGGTGCCGATGGGGCCGATGTTGTATCGGCTGGTGTTCCAGCCGGTGGCGGAAGCGCCGGTGCTGATCCTGCTGATCATTTCTGTGGCGCTGCATCTGGTGATGGTGGGCCTGGGCCTGCTGATCTTTGGCCCGGAAGGCTCGCGCACCACGCCGTTCAGCGATGCCCAGATTGAACTGGGCAGCCTGATGATTGGCGGACACACCCTGGTGGTGGTGGGCGCTTCGCTGGCGCTGATTATTGGTTTGTACCTGTTTTTTGACCGCACCCTGGCCGGCAAGGCGCTGCGCGCCACGGCGATCAACCGCAACGGCGCACGGCTGATGGGGATTTCCCCGGCACTGGCCGGGCGGCAAACCTTTCTGGTGGCGGCGCTGATTGGCGCGCTGTCGGGTCTGCTGGTGGCACCGATTACCACCATCTATTACGACAGCGGTTTCCTGATTGGCCTGAAAGGGTTTGTTGCCGCCATCATTGGCGGGCTGGCCAGTTATCCGCTGGCGGCGGCGGGCGCGCTGGTGGTGGGCCTGCTGGAGTCGTTTTCGTCGTTCTGGGCCAGTGCCTTCAAGGATGTACTGGTGTTCACCCTGATTATTCCGGTGCTGATCTGGCTGTCGTGGTCCACCCACCATGTCGAGGAAGAAACCCTGCTGCCAAGCAGCACCCCGGCGCGCTCCGGCTGGATTGACCCGCGCTGGGTGCTGGGCGCTTTTCTGCTGTGCCTGCTGCTGGCACCGCTGCTGCTGCCGGAGTTTTACGTCACCCTGCTCAATTATGTTGGCCTGTCGGCACTGGTGGCGCTGGGCCTGGTGCTGCTCACCGGGGTGGGCGGGCTGACCAGTTTTGGTCAGGCGGCGTTTGTCGGCCTGGGCGCGTATACCACCGCCTGGCTGACCACCGCCAGCGAACTGCCGGCCTGGCTGGCGTTTGCCGGCGGGTCGCCGTGGCTGGCGCTGCTGCTCGGGCTGGCGCTGACAGCCACCGTGGCGATGGTGCTGGGTTCGCTCAGCCTGAAACTGTCGGGCCACTATTTGCCGCTGGGCACCATGGCCTGGGGCATTTCGCTGTACTTCCTGTTTGGCAATATGGAATTCCTGGGCGGCCATTCCGGCCTATCTAACCTGCCGCCGATTGCCCTGTTCGGGGTCGATCTGGTGGACAGCCGACATTACTACTATCTGGTGTGGGCGTTTGTGCTGGTGGCGCTGTTCACCACCAAAAACCTGCTGGATTCCCGCGAGGGCCGGGCAATTCGCGCACTCAAGGGCGGCATGGTGATGGCCGAGGCGATGGGGGTGAACACCTCGCGGGCGCGGATGGTGATTTTTGTGCTGGCCGCGCTGCACGCCTGCGCCGCCGGCTGGCTGTATGCCCACCTGCAACGCTTTGTGAATCCCACTCCGTTTGGCCTGCATATCGGCATCGAATACCTGTTCATGGCTGTGGTGGGCGGGGCGGGGCAGGTGTGGGGCGCGCTGGTGGGGGCCGGGGTGATCACTGTGCTCAAGCAGTGGCTGCAGGACATTCTGCCCAAGCTGTTTGGCTCGGCGGGCCATTTTGAGGTGATTGTGTTTGGCCTGATGATGATTGTGGTGCTGCACCGCGCCCGCGATGGCCTGTGGCCGCTGCTGGCGCGGCTGTTGCCGGTGCGCCAGACGCCCAAAGTCATCGATACCCACGCCGCACCGCTGGCGAAAAAACCGCAGCCGCCGCACGGCGAGGTGATTCTGGAGGCCCGCGCGGTGACCCGCAAGTTTGGCGGTCTGGTGGCCAACAACAATATGAGTTTGAGCGTGCAGGCGGGCGAAATCCTGGCGCTGATCGGCCCCAATGGTGCCGGTAAAAGCACCATGTTCAACCAGCTGTCTGGCGTGGATACCCCCACCTCGGGCGAGGTGCTGTTCCGGGGCCAGCCGGTGACCGGACGCCAGTCGCGCGATATCGCCGCGCTGGGCATGAGCCGCACTTTTCAGCATGTGAAGCTGCTGCCCACGATGAGCGTGCTGGAAAACGTGGCCATTGGCGCGCATCGGCGCGGCCAGCAGGGGGTGCTGTCGGCAGCCTGGCGGCTGGACCGGCGAGAAGAAGCCCGCCTGCTGCGCGAAGCGGCCATTCAGGTGGAGCGTGTTGGCCTGGGTGAATTCATGCACGCCGAAGCCGGCAGCCTGGCGCTGGGCCAGCAGCGGATTCTGGAAATTGCCCGCGCACTGTGTGCCGACCCGTGCCTGCTGCTGCTGGACGAACCCGCTGCCGGTCTGCGGCTGAAAGAAAAACAGGCGCTGGCCGAATTGCTCAAGCGCCTGCGCGCCGAAGGCATGGCGGTGCTGATTGTGGAGCACGACATGGACTTTGTGATGAACCTGGTTGACCGGGTGGTGGTGATGGAGTTTGGCGAAAAAATTGCCGAAGGCCTGCCAGAAGCGGTGCAGCAAGACCCCGCCGTGCTCGAAGCCTATCTGGGAGGGGTGTGA